DNA from Phocoena phocoena chromosome 1, mPhoPho1.1, whole genome shotgun sequence:
AAACTGTGGTTTttaactttctttgttttttttacctttaaaatatttatttattggaaagGTAGTAGTCTCATATAGTACAAAATTCAAATAGAAATGTACACTCTGAAAAGTTAGTCTATCAGCTACCTCTGTCTACCCGCCTCCCCCAACTCAGTTCTTGCCCCCAGAGCCCAGTTACCAGTGTTTCGTGTATCTTTCTGGAGCTGCTCGATGCCTATGCACAATGCatagctttttatttctgtttttaagaaaatgtacaACAAAATCTTCTGTTACATGCAGAGTTTAAGTGTTTTTGCaaatacatgtattattttttcttcttttatggcccCTGGCTAAAACGTCTTGTTCAGGAAAGCCGTTCATGTTCCAAGATTGAAAACAATTTTCCTATATTTACTTCTAATACTTTTCTATTTGGGTTTTAAATTGACATCTTTAAACCAACTGGGTTTTTATATTTGAACAGAGTCTGATACAGGGgggatctaattttattttctttgaagtatGGCTAATGAATTGCTTCAATACCATTTAATCCAGCCTTTCCAATGGATCCATATCATTTAATATCCAGGTCCCAAATCTCCAGCATCAGTAACAACCACCGAGGATAGCTTCATCCCACAAGTCCCACTCCTGGGTGCTATGTTTGCCAGGATGCTTCTTCTCTCTACTGgaccttcttccctccttcatgGTGTCCCAATCATGGGTGCCCTTTCTGTACTTggacttctctgtgcttcctggcgcCACTTTGGCCTTCCTCCTGTTCTCTTTGTGGGAATCTTCATCCTCTTCATCCCTGTGGTGCGTCCTCTTCCACGATACCTGCTCCTCATCGCCATGTCCTCCTCCTCCCTGGACCTTCCCGTCCAGCCTCCGTCTTGATCTCCTGCCTGATGGACACTGGTGTGGTCCTCTGAGAAGCAGCTGGCCTCTTCTCTGTGTTGTGCTGTGTGGGGGCCAGTGGCCATTCCTTGCACAGGTGGGCTTGGAAACCACTGGTTATTGAAGAAATGGTCATTTTTTTCTGACAGTGATTTACAGGTTCCAGTCTTTGCCGGAAGTGATGAATATTGGACAGTGTGGGTTAAGTGGCTTTCCACTGTTTTCGGCCTTTTGTAGGAACTGGGGGACTTGTGGGGCCTCCTGAAGGGGAATCTCTGCTCCAGCATTGGAGGTCTGGGTGCAGTGTGGTCCTTTTCTCTGTATACAGAGTCTTCTGTCCCCTTTCTAAAGCAAACCTCTGGTTGTAATCCTCTGACTCTTTGCTTTCTAATATAATCCTGAAGTTCATGTTGAAAAGAGTCATAAGTCTTCGAATTTTCCATTATATTGACTATGGATGAAACTCTGGAGTCATCACCATGCACTAGTTTACTGAGAGAAATTTCCACAAACAGATGGAGCCTCACTTCCTCAAGCCTACAAGTCTTTGGGGTTGTGTAAGTAGAAGATCTGTGGGCCCACAAAGAGCAGAGGTTTGCCTGCCAAGAACctcaaaaggaaagaaggaaggaagaaaggaaggaagggaggaaagaaggaaggaaggaaagaaggaaggagcccTAGATAGGGGTAGGTTTTACTCAGCTCCAGGAGAAGAATCCCAACTTCTTTGCAGCTCAAACTTCTCCCTTTCTTTGTACTTTCatgtattttccaagttttctaagataaacataattatattgtaaaaggaaaaaaactttttttttaagttggtcaTATCTAATTACTATAATTTGGTCAAACAAGACATAAAATAGGTTATAAATCACAagcttaagaattttaaaaaccgtAAGAAAATATCACAATTTCTAAACCAAGACaatgcacattcttttctccTAGGAAGCAAGTACTGCTTATATGATATACCTGGACAAGAAATGCTTCAGGGTCTCTCTGTGTTCCTTTCATTCCCAGGAGAGTAGAGAAAATCACTTTGATGTTGAAATCGTCTCCCACTTCCACAGCAAGTCCTTTTTGCTTTTCAGCAGCAATAAATGCATTCAGAAGTTTAGAATACTCTTTGAAATTAGTATAGGAGAATTTATATAAGGGAGTTAAACTATATAAAGTCCATTGTTTATGCAGAAGGAATGCGAACTTTTGAGGATCAACATCTtcctaaaaaaaatcaagacaaagGAAGTTTAAGAATTAGGAAACATGAGTAACTAAGAACTTAATCAAagtatcttaaatatttaaaacaaagccATTACTGGGTACCTGATCTTTGCATCTGCTGTACTTTCCCTTTGGAATGTTCTTCCCAGGGT
Protein-coding regions in this window:
- the CENPL gene encoding centromere protein L isoform X3; the encoded protein is MDSYDVPESTPRQCASSRLKDYFIGATPLQKRLESVRKQTSFIPTPPRRKIPQCSQLQEDVDPQKFAFLLHKQWTLYSLTPLYKFSYTNFKEYSKLLNAFIAAEKQKGLAVEVGDDFNIKVIFSTLLGMKGTQRDPEAFLVQILCHKYLIGVLAYLTELAVFQIE